The following proteins are encoded in a genomic region of Opitutaceae bacterium:
- a CDS encoding class I SAM-dependent methyltransferase: MSAKVTSTTVRADFNDSVAVVHYARAAHFLGLWSSEKVLLERWFPGLDCPLLEAGCGAGRVAVGLAELGYRRITAFDFAAELVEQARDLVQARGAVGVDVYEADATRAADSRELLKNAPYAGLIFSFNGLMQIPGRENRRAAMNQLRRLLQPGAPFLFTTHDRDISPAERASWRLEARRWKRGEQDPRLVEFGDRYFEEEEVGRTFMHLPDRAEILEDLAATGWRHEWDGLRRTVAKESRAVRDFSDECRFWVARA, translated from the coding sequence ATGTCGGCGAAGGTGACGAGCACGACGGTGCGGGCGGATTTCAACGATTCCGTCGCAGTCGTGCATTATGCTCGCGCCGCCCACTTCCTGGGCCTTTGGTCTTCCGAGAAGGTGCTGCTGGAGCGCTGGTTTCCCGGTCTTGACTGCCCCTTGCTGGAGGCCGGGTGCGGAGCCGGACGGGTGGCCGTGGGGCTCGCCGAACTCGGATACCGGCGAATAACGGCCTTCGATTTTGCTGCCGAGCTAGTCGAACAGGCTCGGGACCTGGTCCAGGCGAGGGGGGCCGTCGGCGTCGACGTGTACGAGGCGGATGCCACCCGCGCCGCCGACTCTCGCGAGCTGTTAAAGAACGCCCCCTACGCCGGCCTCATTTTCTCCTTCAACGGTCTCATGCAGATCCCTGGCCGCGAGAACCGTCGCGCTGCCATGAACCAGTTGCGTCGGCTCCTGCAACCGGGGGCTCCTTTCCTGTTTACCACGCACGACCGGGACATCTCGCCGGCTGAACGGGCGTCCTGGCGCCTGGAAGCGCGACGCTGGAAGCGCGGGGAGCAGGATCCGCGGCTCGTTGAGTTTGGCGACCGCTACTTCGAAGAGGAAGAGGTGGGGCGAACCTTCATGCACCTGCCCGATCGGGCCGAGATACTCGAGGACCTCGCCGCCACCGGCTGGCGCCACGAGTGGGACGGACTTCGACGCACCGTCGCGAAGGAGTCCCGCGCGGTGCGCGATTTCTCCGACGAATGTCGC
- a CDS encoding MoxR family ATPase yields MITGPTWSQKLREEIGKSVIGQEAIVEKLLVALLANGHVLLEGMPGLAKTLLIKSLATALGVKFERIQFTPDLLPSDVVGTMIFQPKTGEFTSHRGPIFANLVLADEINRAPAKVQSALLEAMQERQVTLGGQTHPLPHPFFVMATQNPVEQEGTYPLPEAQTDRFLFKLLVSYPSLEEESEMMGRWGQVTRQPSLEPVATAEELVSLRTQVDAVHVAPAVQAYVLSLVRSTRNLALSEANQATPGARKLTFGASPRASLALYQASRALAWLRGLDFVSPSLVQELAPDVLRHRIGLTYEAEAEDLNADKIIGQLLDQTPVPKL; encoded by the coding sequence ATGATCACCGGCCCCACTTGGTCCCAAAAACTCCGTGAGGAAATTGGCAAATCCGTCATCGGACAGGAAGCCATCGTCGAGAAGCTCCTGGTGGCCTTGCTCGCCAACGGTCACGTGTTGCTGGAGGGCATGCCCGGCCTCGCAAAAACGCTGCTGATCAAGTCGCTTGCAACCGCCCTGGGGGTGAAGTTCGAGCGGATCCAATTCACGCCTGACCTTCTCCCGAGCGACGTGGTCGGCACCATGATCTTTCAGCCCAAAACCGGCGAGTTCACCTCCCATCGGGGCCCGATTTTTGCAAATCTTGTCCTGGCGGATGAGATCAACCGCGCACCCGCGAAGGTCCAAAGCGCGCTGCTCGAGGCGATGCAGGAACGCCAGGTGACCCTGGGCGGCCAGACACATCCGCTTCCGCATCCCTTTTTCGTCATGGCGACGCAAAACCCGGTTGAACAGGAGGGGACCTACCCATTGCCGGAAGCCCAGACCGACCGTTTCCTTTTCAAGCTGCTCGTCTCCTACCCCTCGCTGGAAGAGGAGTCGGAGATGATGGGCCGCTGGGGCCAGGTGACCCGCCAGCCTTCACTCGAGCCAGTCGCCACGGCGGAGGAACTTGTCTCGCTTCGCACCCAGGTGGACGCCGTCCATGTGGCGCCTGCGGTGCAGGCCTACGTGCTTTCCTTGGTACGCTCGACGCGAAATCTCGCTCTCAGCGAGGCCAACCAGGCGACTCCCGGTGCCCGGAAGCTGACGTTCGGAGCCTCTCCCCGCGCCTCCCTCGCCTTGTATCAGGCATCCCGTGCGCTCGCCTGGCTCCGTGGCCTCGACTTCGTGAGTCCCTCGCTCGTGCAGGAGTTGGCACCCGATGTCCTTCGCCACCGCATCGGCCTGACCTACGAAGCAGAGGCCGAAGACCTCAACGCAGACAAGATCATCGGACAACTGCTCGACCAGACACCGGTGCCGAAGCTCTGA
- a CDS encoding DUF58 domain-containing protein has product MVDTPPPIDPYALLRRLEWRVRHAVENVVTGEYRSAFRGRGMEFDQVVRYEFGDDVRDIDWNVTAKLGEPYRKKFVEEREVTLLVVFEDSPSLQFGSEAVSKREALLELAGFVMLLGAANRDRVGFFHLAPSGHRFSPPVRGRGAILHAASQLLATPAPHLDEGAPCRLPGALALRAAPKHSILLFLGDFTPASLGETGAGERLPEGWAVIQKRYQTMAFRVEDPWEREAPELHGAIHAYDPVSQKLLALTGSEAERRAHARWREARDAAWAKRFPDPLSRLSVTTRENRLDALVAFFHRRMAAR; this is encoded by the coding sequence ATGGTTGACACCCCTCCACCCATCGATCCGTACGCGCTTCTGCGTCGCCTGGAGTGGCGTGTCAGGCATGCCGTGGAAAATGTCGTCACCGGCGAATATCGTTCCGCCTTCCGCGGACGCGGCATGGAGTTCGACCAGGTCGTCCGCTATGAGTTCGGGGACGACGTCCGCGACATCGACTGGAATGTGACTGCCAAGCTTGGCGAACCGTACCGCAAAAAATTTGTCGAGGAACGGGAAGTCACGCTTCTCGTCGTGTTTGAAGATTCACCCAGCCTCCAATTCGGATCCGAAGCCGTCTCGAAGCGCGAAGCGCTCCTTGAGCTCGCGGGCTTTGTGATGCTCCTTGGAGCGGCAAACCGCGACCGCGTCGGTTTCTTCCACCTGGCGCCTTCGGGGCACCGGTTCTCGCCGCCCGTCCGAGGTCGGGGTGCCATCCTTCATGCAGCGTCCCAACTGCTCGCCACGCCGGCACCGCACCTGGATGAAGGCGCACCGTGTCGATTGCCTGGAGCGCTCGCCCTGCGCGCCGCCCCCAAGCACAGCATTTTGCTCTTCCTCGGCGACTTCACTCCCGCGTCACTCGGCGAGACAGGAGCGGGGGAACGGCTCCCCGAAGGCTGGGCCGTAATCCAGAAGCGCTACCAAACAATGGCCTTCCGCGTGGAGGACCCCTGGGAGCGCGAGGCTCCCGAACTTCACGGAGCGATTCACGCCTATGACCCGGTCTCCCAAAAGCTCCTGGCGCTCACGGGCTCGGAGGCGGAACGCCGCGCGCACGCACGCTGGCGGGAGGCTCGCGACGCAGCCTGGGCGAAACGTTTCCCAGACCCGCTGTCGCGCCTCTCAGTCACCACGCGCGAAAACCGGTTGGATGCACTGGTGGCCTTCTTCCACCGTCGCATGGCCGCCCGCTGA
- a CDS encoding ABC transporter ATP-binding protein, whose product MSLPLVALIEVGHRFEGGATVLERITAEVRAGECLALVGPSGCGKSTLLRLMAGLLSPTEGQIKTDGAPETAFVFQDPTLLPWLSVKANVAVPLALRGVEKGERRRRAAEALARVGLSDRADYYPRQLSGGQRMRTSLARALAVRPQLLLLDEPFGALDEMTRDRLNEDLLELRRQEGWTVVLVTHSVSEAVFVSDRVLLLEPNPGRASREFSIDVPYPRTNDSRFRETFHRQVDTISDALRRVTPAIA is encoded by the coding sequence ATGTCTCTGCCACTCGTCGCCCTAATCGAGGTCGGCCACCGCTTTGAAGGCGGGGCGACGGTGCTCGAACGCATCACGGCTGAGGTGCGTGCTGGCGAGTGTCTGGCCTTGGTTGGTCCCAGCGGCTGCGGCAAGTCAACCCTGCTCCGGTTGATGGCGGGATTGCTCTCGCCCACGGAAGGTCAAATCAAGACGGACGGAGCGCCCGAGACCGCTTTCGTCTTCCAGGACCCGACCCTCCTTCCCTGGCTGAGCGTGAAGGCTAATGTTGCTGTTCCGCTTGCACTTCGAGGAGTTGAGAAAGGGGAGCGACGACGGCGTGCCGCGGAGGCCCTCGCCCGGGTGGGCCTCTCCGACCGCGCCGACTACTATCCCCGCCAGCTTTCCGGTGGCCAGCGGATGCGGACTTCCCTCGCACGTGCGTTGGCCGTAAGGCCGCAGCTCCTGCTCCTCGACGAGCCCTTTGGCGCGCTTGATGAGATGACACGGGACCGCTTGAACGAGGACCTGCTCGAGTTGAGGCGGCAGGAGGGGTGGACGGTTGTCCTGGTCACGCACAGCGTCTCGGAAGCAGTCTTCGTTTCGGACCGTGTGCTGCTGCTCGAGCCGAATCCCGGCCGCGCCAGCCGGGAATTCTCCATCGACGTGCCGTATCCAAGAACCAACGACAGCCGATTCCGGGAAACCTTTCACCGGCAGGTGGACACAATCAGCGACGCATTGAGGCGGGTCACCCCGGCGATTGCATGA
- a CDS encoding VWA domain-containing protein has protein sequence MRSNLLAFLEPWVIAGEWRIQSPVWLAALALLPLALWLRRRRRVSVWVIPFSGWWHRPSALRTGQWPVALACVGIMLLACALARPQRIQDKREVKAKGYDIMLAVDLSRSMLTEDYVRDRQVINRLEAVRPVLSAFIQRRPNDRIGLVVFSGQAFTLSPLTFDHTWLARQAERLQVGLIEDGTAIGDGLGVSLTRLEQRDREEAGRRKGAFVVLLTDGANNRGIMPPMQAAEVARARGIPVFTIGAGRMGLGSDLDEGLLHDIARMTGGDFYRADDVQTVERAFTAIDKATKLEFQAQSYYQTTELFPWVAGTALLLLAIVPLSALRLAPRRKAAA, from the coding sequence ATGCGCAGCAACCTCCTCGCTTTCCTTGAACCCTGGGTGATCGCCGGAGAATGGCGCATCCAGAGCCCCGTGTGGCTCGCAGCCCTCGCCCTCCTGCCCCTCGCCCTCTGGCTCCGCAGGAGGCGACGTGTATCGGTTTGGGTGATACCGTTCTCAGGCTGGTGGCACAGGCCCTCCGCACTTCGTACCGGACAGTGGCCCGTCGCCCTGGCCTGCGTCGGGATCATGTTGCTTGCGTGCGCCCTGGCACGACCCCAACGGATCCAGGACAAACGCGAGGTGAAGGCGAAAGGATACGACATCATGCTGGCCGTCGACCTCTCGCGCTCGATGCTTACCGAGGATTACGTTCGAGACCGCCAGGTCATCAACCGTCTTGAGGCGGTGCGGCCGGTTTTGTCCGCTTTCATCCAGCGCCGCCCCAACGATCGGATCGGGCTTGTCGTGTTTTCAGGCCAGGCCTTCACGCTTTCCCCACTCACGTTTGACCACACCTGGCTGGCACGCCAGGCGGAACGGCTCCAGGTCGGCTTGATTGAGGACGGCACGGCGATTGGCGACGGACTCGGCGTATCGCTCACCCGTCTCGAACAGCGCGACCGCGAGGAAGCCGGCAGGCGTAAAGGAGCGTTTGTCGTCCTCCTGACGGACGGCGCCAACAACCGCGGCATCATGCCCCCGATGCAGGCCGCCGAGGTGGCGCGCGCACGGGGCATACCTGTGTTCACCATTGGCGCGGGCCGCATGGGACTCGGTTCCGACCTCGACGAAGGTCTCCTCCACGACATCGCGCGAATGACCGGCGGCGACTTTTACCGGGCTGACGATGTCCAGACCGTGGAACGGGCGTTCACCGCCATCGACAAGGCGACCAAACTCGAATTCCAGGCCCAATCCTATTACCAAACGACGGAACTGTTTCCCTGGGTCGCCGGGACGGCCCTGCTGCTGCTGGCGATCGTGCCGCTATCAGCCTTGCGCCTCGCTCCAAGGAGAAAGGCGGCTGCATGA
- a CDS encoding HDOD domain-containing protein: MAILTSSPRERILRIAQKMPASAQVLSQLGRLLMDVNSGLDDIATLLKRDAGLSARILRVSNSVAYSAKERIASIEEAVNRVGFSEVYRFCGLAAASQVFDQDLRFYDVQKATLRANSLFTALAAEILAKRIGADSQAAYSAGLMRLIGKIVLDQLAKEIGPSMKPFSESGHSQVLGWEAIAFGMTNAAVAGMILDEWKFPSAVVVPVCDQYTPESAAEDHRVTTDLVNVAAGMAVVAGYGMPGEDKEWEISPSKMNRVRLNLETLELCMTQTQSALKKVLEGVG, from the coding sequence ATGGCCATTTTAACGTCCTCTCCGCGCGAGCGCATCCTGCGCATCGCCCAGAAGATGCCTGCGTCCGCCCAGGTGCTGTCACAGCTGGGGCGCCTGCTCATGGACGTCAACTCAGGGTTGGATGACATAGCGACCTTGCTCAAGCGGGACGCAGGGCTTTCGGCTAGAATCCTTCGTGTGAGCAACAGCGTCGCTTACTCGGCGAAGGAACGAATCGCGTCGATCGAGGAAGCGGTCAACCGGGTCGGTTTCTCGGAGGTCTACCGTTTCTGCGGCCTCGCGGCCGCCTCACAGGTGTTTGACCAGGATCTGCGGTTCTATGACGTCCAAAAGGCGACGTTGCGCGCGAACTCCCTTTTCACGGCACTTGCTGCCGAGATCCTCGCCAAGCGAATCGGCGCGGATTCACAGGCGGCCTACTCGGCCGGATTGATGCGGCTCATCGGGAAAATCGTGCTCGACCAGCTCGCCAAGGAAATTGGCCCAAGCATGAAACCGTTTTCTGAGTCCGGCCATTCCCAGGTACTCGGTTGGGAAGCAATAGCCTTCGGGATGACGAACGCCGCTGTGGCCGGCATGATTCTGGACGAGTGGAAGTTCCCCTCGGCTGTGGTCGTTCCGGTTTGCGACCAGTATACACCCGAATCGGCTGCCGAAGACCACCGTGTGACAACCGACTTGGTCAATGTTGCCGCCGGCATGGCGGTCGTGGCGGGCTATGGCATGCCCGGTGAGGACAAGGAGTGGGAGATCTCGCCCTCAAAGATGAATCGGGTCCGCCTTAATCTCGAAACACTGGAGCTGTGCATGACCCAGACACAGAGTGCGCTCAAGAAGGTGCTTGAGGGCGTGGGTTAG
- a CDS encoding RsmB/NOP family class I SAM-dependent RNA methyltransferase: MAATAVIHHATRVLQAVRPDFPADMALRRHLYDARRLNDRAKREVSLAVFAYFRWREWVSDARSLEGSIEAAAALQNRYEENPSSVKPEALAARAVPAWSRDEVAFPVETLKEIQREPVLWLRARRAHSQHVIAELQGAAVAEATPWPVKDGTCLRYTGSQDLFLTAGFHEGRFEIQDLASQAVGHACAPVAGQTWWDACAGEGGKTMHLADLMGNKGLIWASDRSERRLQALKRRAARAEVFNYRVAGWDGSSRLPTKTHFDGVLVDAPCSGVGTWQRNPHARWTTQVRDVEELSAIQLQLLRHAAPSLKVGGRLVYAVCTLTRRETEVVADSFLEQETHFEPTAVFEGGPSRVMLWPHLHRSNGMFIAAWKRIR, encoded by the coding sequence ATGGCCGCCACCGCTGTTATCCACCACGCCACCCGTGTCCTTCAGGCAGTCCGCCCGGACTTCCCGGCCGACATGGCCCTGCGTCGCCATCTTTACGACGCCCGCCGACTGAATGATCGCGCGAAGCGTGAGGTCAGCTTGGCGGTGTTTGCTTACTTTCGCTGGCGTGAATGGGTGTCAGACGCCCGTTCGTTGGAAGGGTCGATTGAGGCGGCTGCGGCTTTGCAGAATCGGTATGAGGAGAATCCGTCTTCCGTGAAGCCCGAGGCGCTCGCGGCGCGAGCCGTGCCAGCCTGGAGTCGTGATGAGGTTGCTTTCCCCGTGGAAACCCTGAAGGAAATCCAGCGAGAGCCCGTTCTCTGGCTTCGCGCGAGGCGGGCGCATTCGCAGCACGTGATCGCCGAGCTACAGGGTGCGGCCGTGGCGGAGGCGACTCCGTGGCCGGTCAAGGACGGCACCTGTCTGCGGTACACGGGTAGTCAGGACCTTTTTCTCACCGCTGGATTCCACGAGGGGCGCTTTGAAATCCAAGACCTCGCCTCCCAGGCTGTGGGGCACGCGTGCGCTCCCGTGGCGGGGCAGACCTGGTGGGACGCCTGCGCGGGCGAGGGAGGCAAGACGATGCATCTGGCCGACCTGATGGGGAACAAGGGTTTGATTTGGGCGAGCGACCGGTCTGAAAGGCGCCTCCAGGCGCTGAAACGGCGCGCGGCCCGTGCCGAGGTGTTCAACTACCGTGTCGCGGGCTGGGACGGCTCGAGTCGCCTTCCCACGAAGACGCATTTTGATGGCGTGCTCGTCGACGCCCCGTGCAGCGGTGTCGGTACCTGGCAACGAAATCCCCATGCGCGCTGGACGACCCAGGTGCGCGACGTGGAGGAGTTGTCCGCGATCCAGCTCCAGTTGCTTCGCCACGCAGCCCCGTCCCTCAAGGTCGGAGGCAGGCTTGTGTATGCGGTTTGCACGCTCACGCGCCGGGAGACGGAGGTCGTGGCTGACAGTTTTCTCGAGCAGGAAACACATTTCGAGCCGACGGCTGTCTTCGAGGGCGGCCCCTCACGCGTCATGCTCTGGCCCCACCTGCATCGGTCCAATGGCATGTTCATTGCGGCCTGGAAGCGTATCCGCTGA
- a CDS encoding metallophosphoesterase → MKGRIIAIGDIHGCHLEFAELLEKLSPTADDQIILLGDLVNRGPEPCKVIDLARKCGAISLLGNHEARLLNYRRTQNPDLLKETDEATVKLLREEDWAYLAKMPLTHYVEELNIVFVHGGFVPDVPWQKQPAEIVTRIQVIDRDGRPRKRGEAPNAPPWADLWVGPPFVVYGHTSRPEIYKLKWSVCIDTACAMGGYLTAYVLPEKRFVQVKAKRRYYP, encoded by the coding sequence ATGAAGGGCCGCATCATCGCCATCGGAGACATCCACGGCTGTCACCTTGAGTTCGCCGAGCTCCTTGAGAAGCTGTCTCCCACTGCTGACGACCAGATCATTTTGCTCGGTGACCTCGTCAATCGTGGACCTGAACCCTGCAAGGTCATCGACCTCGCCCGCAAGTGCGGAGCCATATCGCTGCTCGGGAATCATGAGGCGCGGCTGCTGAACTACCGCCGGACTCAAAACCCGGACCTCTTGAAGGAAACGGATGAGGCCACCGTGAAGCTCCTTCGGGAAGAGGACTGGGCCTATCTCGCAAAGATGCCCCTCACCCACTACGTTGAGGAGCTCAACATCGTCTTTGTACATGGTGGCTTCGTGCCTGATGTGCCGTGGCAAAAACAACCCGCCGAAATCGTGACGAGGATCCAGGTGATTGACCGGGACGGTCGGCCTCGCAAGCGCGGTGAAGCTCCAAATGCGCCACCTTGGGCCGATTTGTGGGTCGGACCTCCCTTTGTGGTCTATGGGCACACCTCGCGGCCTGAAATCTACAAGCTTAAGTGGTCGGTGTGCATCGACACCGCCTGCGCCATGGGCGGGTACCTCACCGCCTATGTCCTCCCGGAGAAACGCTTCGTTCAGGTTAAGGCGAAGCGAAGGTATTACCCGTAG
- a CDS encoding ABC transporter permease — protein MKARRSSTTLFWPALTAAMVLAGWQAASAWMPAERRFLLPSPVAVAGAFADQAGPLLAATQHTLSGALLGFGFAVVASVIFALALGASTAVRRSLYPYLLALQTTPIIVIAPILILWVGPGLVSVAIITFLVSFFPLVVNTTQGLLSTDVHQVELFRLYRARRWQEVVLLRIPAALPYFFTGLRIAATLAPIGAIVGDFYAGNSAGGQGGLGFQTLIYSSQFKMPALFATALTSCALGLLFNLSATGLAWLCLHKWHDSYR, from the coding sequence ATGAAGGCCCGTCGCTCCTCCACCACCCTCTTCTGGCCCGCGCTGACCGCTGCGATGGTGCTCGCCGGGTGGCAGGCCGCGAGCGCCTGGATGCCCGCCGAACGACGCTTCCTTCTTCCGTCGCCGGTTGCTGTCGCGGGCGCCTTTGCCGACCAGGCGGGCCCCCTCCTCGCCGCCACCCAACACACCCTGTCCGGTGCGCTTCTGGGTTTCGGATTCGCGGTGGTGGCGAGCGTCATCTTTGCCCTCGCGCTCGGGGCCAGCACCGCCGTCAGGAGGAGCCTTTATCCGTACCTTCTCGCGCTTCAGACGACGCCGATCATCGTCATCGCGCCCATCTTGATTCTCTGGGTCGGACCGGGCCTCGTCAGCGTCGCCATCATCACCTTCCTCGTGTCGTTCTTCCCGCTTGTCGTCAACACCACCCAGGGACTGCTTTCCACCGACGTTCACCAGGTCGAGCTCTTCCGGCTTTATCGGGCACGACGCTGGCAGGAAGTAGTGCTTTTGCGGATACCGGCTGCACTACCCTACTTCTTCACAGGGCTCCGGATCGCCGCCACGTTGGCGCCCATAGGCGCGATCGTGGGCGACTTCTACGCCGGAAATTCGGCCGGGGGTCAGGGCGGCCTGGGTTTCCAGACGCTGATCTACAGCTCCCAATTCAAGATGCCGGCCTTGTTCGCCACGGCCCTCACCAGTTGCGCCCTGGGACTTCTGTTCAACCTGTCGGCGACAGGCCTTGCCTGGCTCTGCCTGCACAAGTGGCACGACTCCTACCGCTAA